The Candoia aspera isolate rCanAsp1 chromosome 6, rCanAsp1.hap2, whole genome shotgun sequence genome has a segment encoding these proteins:
- the TBCCD1 gene encoding TBCC domain-containing protein 1: MEQPSVSLWVKMEPFILGSLQIPPPAKFSMHYLRKMSTYVRMRSGQDYYPYLTWSMWRHIACGKLQLEKDLAWLYFELFDSLVERTSEERLEWAEVISSCTTEEEAEKQRNRLFVDTLQFLLFLYIQQLNKVSLRTSLLGDEWPNPRSKSYSGTKESANQIKNWNDNYHHDFVENHLQDLLELLLDPDQLSASSHSKHNSLVSPEAVRALSFLIEGSVNRNRTVHPLHELALWQPLHAKSGFSKLSKAFSFAKFESWLRACLTGNPFGTTACLTSGRKLAWAQQVEGTSKRAKIACNTHIVPSVHRMIVMSQVYKQTLAKSSVTLEDTHVKIHHCCESFIYLLSPLRSVTIEKCRNSTFVLGPVQTVVHLHSCDNVRLVAVCHRLSLSSTTGCTLHILTPTRPLILLGNQAITFAPFHTHYPMLEDHMGRTGLATVPNNWDNPMLVCKENCDKGVFRLLPPSEFYPFVVPFEMEGDTTEIPGGLPPAYQKALSQREQRIRIWQKTVKEAGLTKNQRKTFQMLVENKFYEWLVHTGSRQQLDSLVLPAAGSKQAAG; encoded by the exons ATGGAGCAACCTTCGGTCAGTTTGTGGGTCAAGATGGAACCTTTCATACTGGGATCATTGCAAATCCCCCCTCCTGCCAAgtttagcatgcattaccttcgGAAAATGTCAACCTATGTCAGGATGCGCTCCGGTCAAGATTATTATCCATACCTTACCTGGTCTATGTGGCGACACATTGCTTGTGGAAAACTACAGTTAGAGAAAGACCTGGCTTGgctatattttgaattgtttgacAGTCTTGTTGAGCGGACTTCAGAGGAGCGTCTTGAATGGGCAGAAGTGATATCTAGCTGCACAACTGAGGAAGAGGCAGAGAAGCAAAGGAATCGG TTATTTGTGGATACTCTTCAGTTCCTGCTGTTCCTTTATATTCAGCAATTAAACAAGGTTTCCTTGAGGACATCCCTTCTTGGAGATGAGTGGCCAAATCCCAGGTCTAAGTCTTACAGTGGGACAAAAGAATCTGCCAATCAGATTAAG AATTGGAATGACAACTACCACCATGACTTTGTTGAAAACCATCTCCAGGATCTTCTGGAATTGCTACTGGACCCAGATCAGCTCAGTGCCTCCTCTCATTCTAAGCACAATAGCCTGGTCTCACCTGAAGCTGTTCGAGCTCTTAGTTTCCTTATTGAAGGAAGTGTGAATCGAAACAGGACCGTCCACCCTCTTCATGAACTTGCGCTTTGGCAGCCATTGCATGCCAAGAGTGGCTTCTCAAAACTTTCTAAAGCCTTCTCCTTTGCAAAATTTGAATCATGGCTGAGGGCTTGTCTGACTGGGAACCCATTTGGAACAACAGCCTGCCTCACATCTGGAAGAAAGCTTGCATGGGCACAGCAAG TTGAAGGAACAAGTAAACGGGCTAAAATAGCCTGTAATACTCATATAGTCCCTTCAGTACACCGTATGATTGTGATGAGCCAGGTTTACAAACAAACACTAGCAAAGAGCTCTGTTACCCTAGAAGATACTCATGTGAAGATTCATCACTGCTGTGAATCTTTTATCTATTTACTATCTCCATTGAG GTCTGTAACAATAGAAAAGTGCAGGAATAGCACCTTTGTCCTAGGTCCAGTGCAAACCGTAGTACATCTCCATAGTTGTGACAATGTCAGACTTGTTGCTGTTTGCCATCGCCTATCTCTGTCATCTACGACTGGTTGCACTTTGCATATTCTTACTCCAACTAGACCTCTCATTTTATTGGGTAACCAAGCAATAACCTTTGCTCCCTTCCATACCCATTATCCAATGCTTGAGGATCACATGGGCAGAACTGGCCTAGCCACTGTGCCTAACAATTGGGATAATCCAATGTTAGTATGTAAAGAAAACTGTGATAAAGGTGTATTCAGACTTCTCCCACCCTCAGAATTTTACCCCTTTGTTGTTCCATTTGAAATGGAGGGAGACACAACAGAAATTCCTGGTGGTCTGCCACCTGCATACCAAAAAGCACTGAGCCAACGAGAACAGAGGATACGAATCTGGCAGAAAACAGTGAAGGAAGCAGGGCTGACCAA GAATCAGAGGAAGACATTCCAGATGTTAGTGGAGAACAAATTCTATGAATGGCTAGTCCACACAGGGAGTCGTCAACAGCTTGATAGCTTGGTACTTCCTGCTGCAGGATCTAAACAGGCAGCAGGATAG